A section of the Tenrec ecaudatus isolate mTenEca1 chromosome 10, mTenEca1.hap1, whole genome shotgun sequence genome encodes:
- the GIP gene encoding gastric inhibitory polypeptide isoform X1 — translation MMATLKTFTLLLVCLLLAVVLGDKEEGHSSRPYPKASSPQPRGPRYAEGTFISDYSIAMDKIRQQDFVNWLLAQKGRKHDWKHNMTQREARGLELVHRSNRNEEKPSSPPKNSSDEDLVRALLIQEVLAWLVDQMERCRLRMQ, via the exons ATGATGGCGACGCTGAAGACCTTCACTCTTCTACTGGTGTGCCTGCTCCTGGCAGTGGTGCTAGGGGACAAGGAGGAGGGTCACTCCAG CAGACCCTACCCTAAGGCCAGCAGCCCTCAACCTCGAGGACCGAGATATGCGGAGGGGACTTTCATCAGTGACTACAGCATCGCCATGGACAAGATCCGACAGCAAGACTTTGTGAACTGGCTGCTAGCCCAGAAGGGGAGGAAACATGA CTGGAAACACAACATGACCCAGAGGGAGGCCCGGGGTCTCGAGCTGGTCCATCGATCTAACAGGAATGAGGAGAAGCCCAG TTCCCCACCCAAGAATTCCAGTGATGAAGATTTGGTCAGGGCCCTGCTGATTCAGGAGGTGCTGGCCTGGCTGGTAGACCAGATGGAACGCTGCAGACTCAG GATGCAGTGA
- the GIP gene encoding gastric inhibitory polypeptide isoform X2: MMATLKTFTLLLVCLLLAVVLGDKEEGHSSRPYPKASSPQPRGPRYAEGTFISDYSIAMDKIRQQDFVNWLLAQKGRKHDWKHNMTQREARGLELVHRSNRNEEKPSSPPKNSSDEDLVRALLIQEVLAWLVDQMERCRLR; the protein is encoded by the exons ATGATGGCGACGCTGAAGACCTTCACTCTTCTACTGGTGTGCCTGCTCCTGGCAGTGGTGCTAGGGGACAAGGAGGAGGGTCACTCCAG CAGACCCTACCCTAAGGCCAGCAGCCCTCAACCTCGAGGACCGAGATATGCGGAGGGGACTTTCATCAGTGACTACAGCATCGCCATGGACAAGATCCGACAGCAAGACTTTGTGAACTGGCTGCTAGCCCAGAAGGGGAGGAAACATGA CTGGAAACACAACATGACCCAGAGGGAGGCCCGGGGTCTCGAGCTGGTCCATCGATCTAACAGGAATGAGGAGAAGCCCAG TTCCCCACCCAAGAATTCCAGTGATGAAGATTTGGTCAGGGCCCTGCTGATTCAGGAGGTGCTGGCCTGGCTGGTAGACCAGATGGAACGCTGCAGACTCAGGTGA